In a single window of the Streptomyces sp. NBC_00094 genome:
- the dxs gene encoding 1-deoxy-D-xylulose-5-phosphate synthase, whose translation MALLTRIRGPRDLDRLSPEQLDQLADEIRTFLVDAVSKTGGHLGPNLGVVELTIALHRVFDSPKDKVLWDTGHQSYVHKLLTGRQDFSQLKMKGGLSGYPSQAESEHDVIENSHASTVLGWADGLAKANEVLRKDDHVVAVIGDGALTGGMAWEALNNIAAAKDRPLVIVVNDNERSYAPTIGGLANHLATLRTTDGYERFLARGKDILERTPVVGKPLYETLHGAKKGLKDFIAPQGMFEDLGLKYVGPIDGHDIEALESALTRAKRFGGPVIVHCLTEKGRGYQPALQDEADRFHAVGKIHPDTGLPIASSGADWTGVFAQEMVELGKERADIVAITAAMLQPVGLDKFAKAFPERVFDVGIAEQHAAVSAAGLATGGLHPVFAVYATFLNRAFDQVLMDVALHKCGVTFVLDRAGVTGTDGASHNGMWDMSILQVVPGLRLAAPRDADQVRAQLREAVEVTDAPTVVRFSKGAVGPAVPALRRVGGMDVLREPGTDTPDVLLVSVGALAPMCLEIAGLLDRQGISTTVVDPRWVKPVDEALAPLAERHRVVVTVEDNSRVGGVGSAVAQALRDAGVDVPLRDFGIPPRFLDHASRAEVMAEIGLTAPDIARQVTGLVSRLDGRFESSAKAVEPARD comes from the coding sequence GTGGCTCTGCTGACCCGTATCAGGGGACCGCGAGATCTGGACCGGCTTTCCCCGGAACAGCTGGACCAGCTGGCCGACGAGATCAGGACGTTCCTCGTGGACGCCGTCTCGAAGACCGGCGGGCACCTCGGCCCCAACCTCGGTGTGGTCGAGCTGACCATCGCCCTGCACCGCGTGTTCGACTCCCCGAAGGACAAGGTCCTCTGGGACACCGGCCACCAGAGCTACGTCCACAAGCTGCTCACCGGCCGCCAGGACTTCTCCCAGCTCAAGATGAAGGGCGGCCTCTCCGGCTACCCCTCGCAGGCGGAGTCCGAGCACGACGTCATCGAGAACTCGCACGCCTCGACGGTCCTCGGCTGGGCCGACGGCCTCGCCAAGGCCAACGAGGTCCTGAGGAAGGACGACCACGTCGTCGCCGTCATCGGCGACGGAGCCCTCACGGGCGGCATGGCCTGGGAGGCGCTGAACAACATCGCCGCCGCCAAGGACCGCCCGCTCGTCATCGTCGTCAACGACAACGAGCGGTCGTACGCGCCCACCATCGGCGGCCTCGCCAACCACCTGGCGACCCTGCGCACCACCGACGGCTACGAGCGCTTCCTCGCCCGCGGCAAGGACATCCTGGAGCGCACCCCCGTCGTCGGGAAGCCGCTCTACGAGACCCTGCACGGCGCCAAGAAGGGCCTCAAGGACTTCATCGCCCCGCAGGGCATGTTCGAGGACCTCGGCCTCAAGTACGTCGGCCCCATCGACGGCCACGACATCGAGGCCCTGGAGTCCGCGCTGACCCGCGCCAAGCGCTTCGGCGGCCCGGTCATCGTCCACTGCCTCACCGAGAAGGGCCGCGGCTACCAGCCTGCCCTGCAGGACGAGGCGGACCGCTTCCACGCCGTCGGCAAGATCCACCCCGACACCGGTCTGCCCATCGCCTCGTCCGGCGCCGACTGGACGGGCGTCTTCGCCCAGGAGATGGTCGAGCTCGGCAAGGAGCGCGCGGACATCGTCGCGATCACCGCGGCCATGCTCCAGCCCGTCGGCCTCGACAAGTTCGCCAAGGCCTTCCCGGAGCGCGTCTTCGACGTCGGCATCGCCGAGCAGCACGCCGCCGTCTCCGCGGCCGGCCTCGCCACCGGCGGCCTCCACCCGGTCTTCGCCGTGTACGCGACCTTCCTCAACCGCGCCTTCGACCAGGTCCTGATGGACGTGGCCCTGCACAAGTGCGGCGTCACCTTCGTCCTGGACCGGGCCGGTGTCACCGGCACCGACGGCGCCTCGCACAACGGCATGTGGGACATGTCGATCCTCCAGGTCGTGCCCGGTCTGCGGCTCGCCGCCCCGCGCGACGCCGACCAGGTCCGCGCCCAGCTGCGCGAGGCCGTCGAGGTGACCGACGCCCCGACCGTGGTCCGCTTCTCCAAGGGCGCGGTCGGCCCGGCCGTCCCCGCGCTGCGCCGCGTCGGCGGCATGGACGTGCTCCGTGAGCCCGGCACCGACACGCCCGACGTCCTCCTGGTCTCGGTGGGCGCGCTGGCCCCGATGTGCCTGGAGATCGCCGGTCTCCTCGACCGGCAGGGCATCTCCACCACCGTCGTCGACCCCCGCTGGGTCAAGCCCGTCGACGAGGCCCTCGCCCCGCTCGCCGAGCGCCACCGGGTCGTCGTCACCGTCGAGGACAACAGCCGCGTCGGCGGCGTCGGCTCGGCCGTCGCCCAGGCGCTGCGCGACGCCGGTGTGGACGTACCGCTGCGTGACTTCGGTATCCCGCCGCGCTTCCTCGACCACGCCTCGCGCGCCGAGGTCATGGCCGAGATCGGTCTGACCGCCCCGGACATCGCCCGCCAGGTCACCGGCCTGGTCTCGCGCCTGGACGGACGTTTCGAGAGCAGCGCCAAGGCCGTGGAGCCCGCGCGCGACTGA
- a CDS encoding amino acid permease, whose protein sequence is MSTDQQPRANSGIFRTKSVEQSIRDTEEPEHALRKSLSAWDLTVFGVGVIIGTGIFVLTGKVAKENAGPATALAFVAAGIVCALAALCYAEFASTVPVAGSAYTFAYASIGELPAWIIGWDLVLEFALGTAVVAVGWSGYVRSLMDNIGWHLPASLEGPDAPGGSFDILAFLLVLVLTVILVLGMKLSARITAVVVAIKVTVVMIVIVAGLFFIVGDNYDPFIPPAVTPEGGGSNWDSPLIQTLFGYEPTNFGVMGIFTAASVVFFAFIGFDVVATAAEETKLPQRDMPRGILGSLLICTVLYVAVALVVTGMQHYTELSVSAPLADAFKAAGHPFYAGVISFGAAVGLTTVCLILLLGQTRVFFAMSRDGLLPRFFSITHPKYRTPYRPTILLGVIIAIVAGFTSINELATLVNIGTLFAFVVVAVGVMVLRKTRPDLPRAFRTPWVPVLPILSIAASFWLMLNLPGETWFRFAVWMAIGIVVYFLYGRGHSRLGREGREAKY, encoded by the coding sequence GTGAGTACGGACCAGCAGCCACGGGCGAACTCCGGAATCTTCCGGACCAAGTCGGTCGAGCAGTCGATCCGCGACACGGAGGAGCCGGAGCACGCGCTCCGGAAGTCCCTGTCCGCATGGGATCTGACCGTCTTCGGCGTCGGCGTCATCATCGGCACGGGCATCTTCGTCCTCACGGGCAAGGTCGCCAAGGAGAACGCGGGACCGGCCACGGCCCTCGCCTTCGTCGCCGCCGGCATCGTCTGCGCCCTCGCCGCCCTCTGCTACGCCGAGTTCGCCTCGACGGTGCCGGTGGCGGGATCGGCGTACACCTTCGCGTACGCCTCGATCGGCGAGCTGCCGGCCTGGATCATCGGCTGGGACCTCGTCCTGGAGTTCGCCCTGGGTACGGCGGTGGTCGCCGTCGGCTGGTCGGGCTACGTCCGCTCGCTCATGGACAACATCGGCTGGCACCTACCGGCCTCGCTCGAAGGCCCTGACGCACCGGGTGGTTCCTTCGACATCCTGGCGTTCCTGCTGGTCCTGGTGCTGACCGTGATCCTCGTCCTGGGCATGAAGCTGTCCGCCCGGATCACCGCGGTCGTCGTGGCGATCAAGGTGACCGTGGTCATGATCGTGATCGTCGCGGGCCTGTTCTTCATCGTCGGCGACAACTACGACCCGTTCATCCCGCCGGCCGTCACCCCGGAGGGCGGCGGCTCCAACTGGGACTCCCCGCTCATCCAGACGCTGTTCGGCTACGAGCCGACCAACTTCGGCGTGATGGGCATCTTCACCGCCGCCTCGGTCGTCTTCTTCGCCTTCATCGGCTTCGACGTGGTGGCCACCGCCGCCGAGGAGACCAAGCTGCCGCAGCGGGACATGCCCCGGGGCATCCTCGGCTCCCTCCTCATCTGCACCGTGCTGTACGTGGCCGTGGCCCTCGTCGTCACCGGTATGCAGCACTACACGGAGCTCTCCGTGAGCGCCCCGCTCGCCGACGCCTTCAAAGCCGCCGGACACCCCTTCTACGCGGGCGTGATCAGCTTCGGCGCCGCCGTCGGCCTCACCACGGTCTGTCTGATCCTGCTTCTCGGCCAGACCCGCGTCTTCTTCGCGATGAGCCGCGACGGCCTGCTGCCGCGCTTCTTCTCCATCACCCACCCGAAGTACCGGACGCCGTACCGCCCGACGATCCTGCTCGGTGTGATCATCGCCATCGTCGCCGGCTTCACCAGCATCAACGAGCTCGCGACCCTGGTGAACATCGGCACGCTCTTCGCCTTCGTCGTCGTCGCCGTCGGCGTCATGGTGCTCCGCAAGACCCGCCCCGACCTGCCGCGGGCCTTCCGCACCCCGTGGGTGCCCGTGCTGCCGATCCTCTCCATCGCCGCCTCGTTCTGGCTGATGCTGAACCTGCCGGGGGAGACCTGGTTCCGGTTCGCCGTGTGGATGGCGATCGGCATCGTCGTGTACTTCCTGTACGGGCGCGGACACAGCCGGTTGGGCCGGGAGGGCCGGGAAGCGAAGTACTGA